A region from the Gemmatimonadales bacterium genome encodes:
- the murF gene encoding UDP-N-acetylmuramoyl-tripeptide--D-alanyl-D-alanine ligase, whose translation MAGDATAAPNAARGTTWTEAEVRRALAAPVPASTSESAAKAAAAGLVFSGISTDTRRLAPGALFVALAGERFDAHGFLAAAASAGAIGAVVRRGTAPVAGLRLFAVDDTLRAYGALAHARRARLTGPVVAVTGSNGKTSTKEMLAAVLATRYRTYATRANLNNLVGVPATILEGPPDVEAMVVEAGANLPGEIARYRDIIDPAITVITNATAGHLEGFGSLAGVLAEKLALARGVALAVVGREPPALAAGARELARRVVTAGLADADRVPTRVAIDSLGRATVEVDGRRFTLPYPGRHLAENAMLAWTVARELGLDLDAAAGALGRFTVPAGRSELRQEGALTILDDSYNANPASFRAAIATAADLRGGRRLVFVAGTMRELGPDAARLHAEVAQALVALEPDLLGAVGEFVPALAPHAAQLGARLVTAPDAETIAPLVAERLRGDEVVVLKASRGVALERILPALVARAH comes from the coding sequence CGGCCTAGTCTTCAGCGGCATCTCGACCGACACGCGCCGTCTGGCCCCGGGCGCGCTCTTCGTCGCACTCGCCGGCGAGCGGTTCGACGCGCACGGCTTTCTCGCGGCCGCCGCCTCGGCCGGCGCCATCGGCGCGGTGGTTCGCCGAGGCACTGCGCCGGTCGCGGGGCTTCGGCTCTTCGCGGTGGACGACACGCTGCGTGCATACGGCGCACTGGCGCACGCGCGCAGGGCGCGGCTCACCGGCCCGGTCGTCGCCGTCACCGGCAGCAACGGCAAGACGAGCACGAAGGAGATGCTCGCGGCCGTGCTCGCGACCCGCTACCGCACGTATGCAACGCGGGCCAATCTCAACAATCTCGTCGGCGTGCCAGCCACAATCCTCGAAGGGCCGCCGGACGTCGAGGCGATGGTGGTCGAGGCGGGCGCCAATCTGCCGGGTGAGATCGCGCGCTACCGTGACATCATCGATCCCGCCATTACCGTCATCACCAACGCGACGGCCGGGCACCTGGAAGGTTTCGGTTCGCTCGCCGGCGTGCTGGCCGAGAAGCTCGCGCTCGCGCGCGGCGTGGCGCTCGCCGTGGTGGGGCGGGAGCCGCCCGCGCTCGCAGCGGGCGCGCGCGAGCTTGCAAGGCGCGTGGTGACGGCGGGACTCGCGGACGCGGACCGGGTTCCGACGAGGGTCGCGATCGATTCGCTCGGCCGCGCGACGGTCGAGGTCGATGGCCGCCGGTTCACGCTGCCCTACCCGGGCCGCCACCTGGCGGAAAACGCGATGCTCGCGTGGACCGTCGCGCGCGAGCTCGGGCTCGACCTCGACGCGGCCGCAGGCGCGCTCGGCAGGTTCACAGTGCCTGCCGGCAGGAGCGAGCTTCGTCAGGAGGGCGCCCTCACGATCCTCGACGACTCCTATAACGCGAACCCCGCGTCGTTCCGTGCGGCCATCGCCACGGCCGCCGATCTTCGCGGGGGGCGCCGGCTCGTGTTCGTCGCGGGGACGATGCGCGAGCTGGGCCCCGACGCCGCGCGACTCCACGCCGAAGTGGCGCAGGCGCTCGTGGCGCTCGAGCCCGACCTGCTCGGCGCCGTCGGTGAGTTCGTGCCCGCGCTCGCGCCGCACGCCGCACAGCTCGGCGCGAGGCTGGTGACGGCGCCCGATGCCGAAACGATCGCCCCGCTCGTCGCGGAGCGGCTCCGGGGTGACGAGGTCGTCGTGCTCAAGGCATCCCGCGGCGTTGCGCTCGAACGTATACTTCCCGCTCTCGTGGCCCGCGCGCACTGA